In Marinomonas posidonica IVIA-Po-181, a single window of DNA contains:
- a CDS encoding aldehyde dehydrogenase, which yields MTTVLLSIGGKDRAASHAKTYSRLDPVTRDVASVCAAASLEDVASVTKAADEAFVNWSTVGPSERRVLLNEAANIMEAKVDDFISAMIAETGATGPWAGFNVMLAAGHIREAAALTTQVGGEVIPANKPGTLAMSINKPKGVCLAIAPWNAPVILGARAIATPLACGNTVILKSSEFCPLTHRLIIDCFLEAGFPAGVINLLSNDPSDAPDIVKALIEAPEVRHVNFTGSSPVGRIIGRLAGENLKPALLELGGKAPLVVLADADIEAAVNAAIFGAFMNQGQICMSTERMIVDDSIADEFVDQLIARASTLPWGNPREQVVLGSLVNPEAADKMRQLIDDAVSKGAKLVCGGENDGAIFSATLLDCVNDQMRIYREESFGPVKSIIRVNGDAEAIKVANDSEYGLSAALFSQNINRALACANAIKSGICHINGPTLADEPQMPFGGVGDSGYGRFGGKAGIAEFTDVRWITIEDAKQHYPF from the coding sequence ATGACAACCGTTTTATTAAGCATTGGTGGTAAAGACAGGGCTGCAAGCCATGCAAAAACCTATTCCCGTTTAGACCCGGTGACCAGAGACGTGGCTTCTGTCTGTGCTGCCGCCTCATTAGAAGACGTGGCCAGTGTCACTAAAGCCGCTGATGAGGCGTTTGTTAACTGGTCGACGGTTGGTCCTTCTGAGCGTCGTGTGCTGTTGAATGAAGCCGCTAATATTATGGAAGCAAAAGTGGATGACTTTATCAGCGCTATGATTGCAGAAACTGGTGCAACAGGTCCTTGGGCTGGTTTTAATGTCATGCTCGCAGCCGGCCATATTCGCGAAGCCGCCGCCTTAACGACTCAAGTCGGAGGTGAGGTCATTCCTGCGAATAAGCCGGGTACCTTAGCCATGTCGATTAACAAACCTAAAGGTGTCTGTTTGGCGATAGCACCTTGGAATGCACCGGTTATTTTAGGGGCGCGTGCAATTGCAACACCACTGGCCTGTGGTAATACCGTGATTTTAAAGAGCTCTGAGTTCTGTCCTCTGACCCATAGGCTAATCATTGATTGCTTCCTTGAAGCTGGTTTTCCTGCTGGTGTGATTAATCTGTTATCAAATGATCCCAGCGATGCGCCGGACATAGTGAAAGCACTGATCGAAGCACCCGAAGTACGACATGTGAACTTTACGGGATCCAGCCCTGTTGGACGTATTATTGGTCGTTTAGCGGGGGAGAACCTGAAACCCGCCTTACTCGAACTGGGTGGCAAAGCCCCTTTGGTGGTATTAGCGGATGCGGATATTGAAGCGGCGGTGAATGCGGCTATTTTTGGCGCCTTTATGAATCAAGGACAAATCTGTATGTCCACAGAGCGGATGATTGTAGATGACAGTATTGCCGATGAGTTTGTCGATCAGCTAATTGCCAGAGCATCGACTTTACCTTGGGGGAATCCTCGTGAACAGGTGGTGCTTGGCTCTTTAGTCAATCCTGAGGCTGCTGATAAAATGCGTCAGCTGATCGATGATGCTGTGTCGAAAGGGGCTAAGTTGGTCTGTGGCGGTGAAAACGACGGCGCGATTTTCTCGGCGACCTTATTGGATTGTGTAAACGATCAAATGCGCATTTATCGCGAAGAAAGCTTTGGTCCAGTTAAGTCGATTATTCGTGTCAATGGTGATGCAGAAGCCATTAAAGTGGCTAACGACAGCGAGTATGGCTTGTCGGCGGCATTATTCTCGCAAAACATTAATCGGGCGTTGGCTTGTGCCAATGCCATAAAAAGCGGTATTTGCCATATTAATGGACCGACTTTGGCAGATGAACCACAAATGCCATTTGGTGGGGTGGGGGATTCTGGCTATGGTCGTTTTGGCGGCAAAGCTGGAATTGCTGAGTTTACCGATGTGCGTTGGATCACCATTGAAGATGCCAAACAGCACTATCCATTTTAA
- a CDS encoding GNAT family N-acetyltransferase, with translation MIRELTKSDFESFWPTFSAIIQAQETYAFEPNMTLDQAYDLWCETPLKAYVFVENDIILGTYYIKPNAMGPSKHICNCGYMVSAEARGKGIARLMCEHSQRTALELGFDAMQFNSVVSTNEVAVKLWEKLGFNIIGTIPKAYQHAQLGLVDSYVMHKWLRT, from the coding sequence ATGATTAGAGAACTGACTAAATCAGATTTTGAGTCATTTTGGCCAACGTTTTCGGCGATTATTCAGGCTCAAGAAACCTATGCCTTTGAGCCAAATATGACGTTAGATCAGGCCTATGATCTCTGGTGTGAAACACCACTAAAAGCGTATGTTTTTGTTGAAAATGACATCATTTTGGGCACTTACTACATTAAGCCAAACGCTATGGGGCCAAGCAAGCATATATGCAACTGTGGGTATATGGTTTCAGCTGAGGCTAGAGGTAAGGGCATTGCTCGTCTTATGTGCGAGCATTCACAGCGAACGGCGTTAGAGCTCGGTTTTGACGCTATGCAATTTAACAGCGTGGTTTCTACAAACGAAGTAGCGGTAAAGCTTTGGGAGAAACTGGGGTTCAATATTATAGGAACAATCCCTAAGGCATATCAGCATGCTCAGCTAGGGTTAGTGGATAGTTATGTTATGCATAAATGGCTACGAACATAA
- a CDS encoding alpha/beta hydrolase family protein produces the protein MSKSSVCYSRVKLLLIQMQRTQRYLFLCLISCLMAGNAIAEPSYSVGFRAIEANQEEGISGGIWYPSTDEEFVKKWGPFRPSWAWNGKAAIIGHFPVILFSHGVGGRYRNHRDTASALARKGYVVMIPQLTKDEWIDTDKTVSVIEHRIAEFSRTLAAFSKAEPEIASIIDEQRIGAIGYSLGGLTALGSSGVFPNFDYVEEHCLKNQSLDPDFCLDVPWWQRIWFWLASTDLVHWSYGTGLTDKEVVSEVEPPIKFKAIALVAPTAAAFSPTQIQGIEGELGIFRLANDQITRFPFHAEYVHKSLGEKTHTYKVYENAHHYAFISPFPDWLLKEESIPVGMDPDGFDRKAFLEKINNDIVAFLEDAI, from the coding sequence ATGTCTAAATCATCTGTGTGCTATTCAAGGGTTAAATTGCTGCTAATACAGATGCAAAGAACCCAAAGATATCTATTTTTATGTTTGATCAGTTGCTTAATGGCTGGGAATGCCATTGCCGAGCCGAGTTATTCGGTCGGGTTCCGTGCGATTGAAGCAAACCAGGAAGAGGGTATTTCCGGAGGAATTTGGTATCCGAGTACAGATGAAGAATTCGTTAAAAAATGGGGACCTTTTCGTCCCTCATGGGCGTGGAATGGCAAAGCCGCTATTATTGGGCATTTTCCAGTAATACTCTTCTCCCACGGTGTCGGAGGACGTTATCGAAATCATAGGGATACGGCGTCCGCATTAGCGCGAAAAGGTTACGTGGTGATGATTCCCCAGCTCACTAAAGACGAATGGATAGATACCGATAAAACCGTTTCTGTTATTGAACATCGTATTGCTGAATTTTCACGAACACTGGCGGCTTTTTCCAAAGCTGAACCTGAAATAGCGAGCATTATTGACGAGCAACGTATTGGGGCTATTGGTTATTCATTAGGTGGTCTTACCGCGTTAGGGTCAAGTGGCGTCTTCCCCAATTTTGATTATGTTGAGGAGCATTGTCTAAAAAACCAGTCCTTAGATCCTGATTTTTGTTTAGATGTGCCTTGGTGGCAGCGCATTTGGTTTTGGCTTGCCAGTACAGATTTAGTTCACTGGTCTTATGGAACAGGGCTGACTGATAAAGAGGTGGTGAGTGAAGTTGAACCACCTATAAAATTCAAGGCCATAGCACTTGTTGCGCCGACCGCAGCGGCTTTTTCCCCAACACAAATTCAAGGTATTGAAGGCGAATTGGGTATTTTTAGATTGGCAAATGATCAAATTACCCGATTTCCATTTCATGCAGAGTATGTGCATAAATCATTGGGTGAAAAGACACATACATACAAGGTTTACGAAAATGCACATCATTATGCTTTTATCTCACCATTTCCAGATTGGCTGCTAAAAGAAGAGTCTATTCCCGTTGGCATGGATCCGGATGGGTTTGATAGAAAAGCCTTTTTAGAAAAAATAAATAATGACATAGTGGCATTTTTAGAAGACGCAATTTAA
- a CDS encoding O-acetylhomoserine aminocarboxypropyltransferase/cysteine synthase family protein, translated as MKLESLALHHGYTSEDTTKAAAVPIYQTTSYTFDDTQHGADLFDLKVQGNIYTRIMNPTTDVLEQRVAAMEGGIASLAVASGMAAITYALQCICDVGSNFVSTSQLYGGTYNLFAHSFPRQGIEARMVSADDFDGFEAAIDDNTRAIFCESIGNPAGNIVDIEALAKIANKHGIPLIVDNTVATPFLCRPFELGAHIVVHSLTKYIGGHGTTVGGIIVDSGQFDWVANKARFPMLNEPDPSYHDVVYTEALGAAAYIGRCRVVPLRNTGAALSPHSAFLIMQGLETLGLRMERHCSNAEKLADYLQSHEKVSWVNYAGLPDNQYHGISQRITSGKASGVLSFGIKGGLAAGTQFIDALQMILRLVNIGDAKSLACHPASTTHRQLNDEELAKAGVSKDLVRISVGIENIDDIIADVRQALEAVS; from the coding sequence ATGAAGTTAGAATCACTTGCTCTTCACCATGGTTACACCTCCGAAGACACTACCAAAGCCGCCGCAGTACCTATTTATCAAACCACATCTTATACCTTTGATGATACTCAGCACGGCGCGGATCTGTTTGACTTAAAAGTTCAAGGTAATATTTACACACGTATCATGAACCCAACCACAGACGTGCTTGAGCAACGTGTGGCGGCAATGGAAGGTGGCATTGCGTCCTTGGCGGTCGCTTCTGGTATGGCGGCCATCACGTATGCGTTGCAGTGTATTTGCGATGTGGGCAGTAACTTTGTCAGCACCAGCCAGCTGTATGGCGGAACTTATAACTTGTTTGCTCACAGTTTCCCGCGTCAAGGCATTGAAGCTCGTATGGTGTCAGCAGATGATTTTGACGGTTTTGAAGCCGCCATTGATGACAATACCCGCGCGATTTTTTGTGAATCCATTGGTAACCCTGCTGGCAACATTGTTGATATTGAAGCTTTAGCAAAAATTGCCAACAAACACGGTATTCCGCTGATTGTTGATAACACAGTGGCCACGCCATTTTTATGTCGTCCGTTTGAATTGGGCGCACATATTGTGGTGCATTCTCTAACCAAATACATTGGCGGTCACGGTACAACGGTCGGTGGCATTATCGTCGATTCTGGTCAGTTTGACTGGGTGGCCAATAAAGCCCGTTTCCCTATGTTGAATGAGCCAGACCCTTCTTATCATGATGTGGTTTATACCGAAGCATTAGGCGCGGCGGCTTACATTGGTCGCTGTCGCGTAGTGCCACTTCGTAATACTGGCGCAGCGCTTTCGCCTCACAGTGCTTTCTTGATTATGCAAGGTCTTGAAACCCTTGGATTACGTATGGAACGCCATTGCTCTAACGCTGAGAAATTGGCCGACTACCTGCAATCACATGAGAAAGTCAGCTGGGTGAACTACGCAGGCTTACCAGACAATCAGTACCATGGAATCAGTCAACGCATTACCAGTGGCAAAGCGTCTGGGGTACTGAGTTTTGGCATCAAAGGTGGTTTGGCCGCTGGTACTCAATTCATTGATGCTCTACAGATGATCCTGCGTCTTGTGAACATTGGTGATGCGAAATCTTTAGCGTGTCATCCGGCGTCGACAACTCACCGACAGTTGAACGATGAAGAACTGGCGAAAGCAGGTGTTAGCAAAGATCTAGTGCGTATTTCTGTTGGCATCGAAAACATTGATGACATTATTGCCGATGTGCGTCAAGCTCTTGAAGCGGTGAGCTAA
- a CDS encoding 4a-hydroxytetrahydrobiopterin dehydratase — MQVTKYDQAQIQALLEELNRHYEGWHLAEGKITKQFVFTDFVSAFGFMSMVALHAEKMNHHPEWFNVYSKVKVQLTTHDVSGISDKDADLAKWMDACAASFMSA; from the coding sequence ATGCAAGTGACAAAGTATGATCAAGCTCAAATCCAAGCACTTCTTGAGGAACTCAATCGACACTATGAAGGCTGGCATTTAGCAGAGGGTAAAATCACCAAGCAGTTTGTGTTTACGGATTTTGTCTCGGCGTTTGGCTTTATGTCTATGGTGGCCTTGCATGCGGAGAAAATGAACCATCACCCTGAATGGTTCAATGTATACAGTAAGGTTAAAGTCCAGCTGACCACGCACGATGTGTCTGGCATTTCAGACAAAGACGCTGACCTAGCTAAGTGGATGGATGCATGTGCCGCTTCTTTTATGTCAGCTTGA
- a CDS encoding BLUF domain-containing protein — protein MSLVRLLYASTISETFSSNDIKQILSSAERNNAKQYVTGMLSFNRQYFLQCLEGSREHVNEIYHRIARDPRHQRIEILDYQHIAIRSFSEWHMGYLQNTQTLSELFYKYSPNDQFDPYRMSPEGAFALLLDIKMEILKAMQDS, from the coding sequence ATGAGCCTAGTTCGTTTGCTTTATGCTAGTACCATCAGTGAGACATTTTCTTCGAATGACATTAAGCAGATATTGTCATCTGCTGAACGAAATAATGCGAAGCAGTATGTGACAGGCATGCTGTCTTTTAACCGCCAGTATTTTTTACAGTGCCTTGAGGGCTCTCGTGAGCATGTTAACGAGATATACCATCGTATTGCTCGTGATCCACGGCATCAACGAATTGAGATTCTTGATTATCAACACATAGCGATCCGATCATTTTCTGAGTGGCATATGGGCTATTTGCAAAACACTCAAACCCTGTCTGAATTGTTTTATAAATACAGCCCAAATGATCAGTTTGATCCTTATCGTATGTCACCAGAAGGCGCTTTTGCACTATTGTTGGATATTAAAATGGAAATACTGAAAGCCATGCAAGATTCATAA
- a CDS encoding serine hydrolase domain-containing protein translates to MSWLSRIASSLGLSLPPSSSVLTQTTDGLVLSSALDLKVKKYLKNYDSTSLLVGVYREGESTFKGYGESPPDASSVFQIASVSKLLTTAILAVWSEQAGIPLSRSLEELIGDQIPLSAQAKGITLYQLATHTSGLPRVPQVLLDKIEAAVGRHHIMDNPYHHIDERDVFDYLATTEGMRPAGQFDYSNYGMGLLAHIMERLTGQSLQELAKEGLLQPLNMSNTGITIDDRIRPHLITGYDAQGNKTEPWTFNALAGAGAFYSTGQDMMAFIRANFQDSKLSASKLEDSQSIAARLQLMQFSQNGVNLGWVGPSITQKMFGKHSPLWHNGLLAGYASFLAIDPEHKISVLILSNQGRDVTSLGVDITKAVLQ, encoded by the coding sequence TTGTCTTGGCTTAGCCGTATAGCAAGCTCTTTGGGTCTTTCGTTACCGCCTTCTTCGTCTGTTTTGACTCAAACTACGGATGGATTGGTATTGTCTTCAGCGTTGGACCTGAAGGTAAAAAAGTACCTAAAAAACTATGATTCGACTTCCCTGTTAGTTGGTGTCTATCGAGAAGGGGAAAGCACGTTTAAAGGCTATGGAGAGTCCCCACCGGACGCGTCTAGTGTGTTTCAAATTGCCTCCGTCAGTAAGTTACTCACCACTGCTATATTGGCTGTGTGGAGTGAGCAAGCAGGCATTCCTTTGTCTCGTTCTCTTGAAGAATTGATCGGAGATCAGATTCCCTTATCAGCACAAGCCAAAGGTATTACCCTGTATCAATTAGCGACCCATACGTCCGGTCTGCCTCGCGTTCCGCAAGTACTGTTGGATAAAATAGAGGCCGCTGTTGGTCGTCATCACATAATGGATAATCCTTACCACCATATTGATGAGCGAGATGTGTTTGATTATCTGGCCACCACAGAAGGGATGCGGCCAGCAGGGCAGTTTGATTACTCGAATTATGGCATGGGCTTGTTGGCTCACATTATGGAGCGACTGACCGGGCAATCCCTGCAAGAGCTTGCTAAAGAAGGGCTATTGCAACCCCTGAATATGTCCAATACTGGCATCACAATCGACGATAGGATTCGACCTCATTTAATCACTGGGTATGATGCGCAAGGAAATAAAACCGAGCCTTGGACATTCAATGCTTTGGCGGGGGCTGGCGCTTTCTATTCCACTGGGCAAGACATGATGGCTTTTATCCGAGCCAATTTCCAAGACAGTAAATTATCAGCAAGTAAGCTAGAAGACAGCCAGTCTATTGCGGCAAGACTACAGCTGATGCAGTTTAGCCAAAATGGAGTGAATCTAGGTTGGGTGGGGCCGAGCATTACCCAAAAAATGTTTGGTAAACACTCACCTCTGTGGCACAACGGTTTGCTTGCCGGCTACGCCTCATTTCTGGCAATCGATCCTGAGCACAAAATCAGTGTGCTGATTTTGTCTAACCAAGGCCGTGATGTGACGTCATTGGGGGTCGATATTACCAAAGCGGTTTTACAATAG
- a CDS encoding TauD/TfdA dioxygenase family protein, whose translation MKIVPLSPSIGALVEGVVLSALSEAEFGVLYQAFLQHKVLFFHDQALTVNEHLALAERFGELEAAHPFFPHLQEDNRVVVIETARGNPPGKSYWHTDMTWQSVPPTCSILHAQYVPQQGGDTIWCDMAAVWSDLSSAEQAELRSLNGIHALHAFAGSRYDHQDEKGDSVIRQRAQEFPPQLRPIRQTHPETQQEMLFINEQFTRAIEGMTEQASQQRLATLFAKARQEKYQVRFAWQQGSVAIWDNRVTQHFAVTDYGDEPRRLHRVTVKGDPVFAGIAVNNGCED comes from the coding sequence ATGAAGATTGTTCCCTTAAGCCCAAGCATTGGGGCCTTAGTCGAAGGCGTTGTTTTGTCGGCGTTATCCGAGGCTGAATTTGGCGTTTTATATCAGGCGTTTTTGCAGCACAAGGTGCTGTTCTTCCATGATCAAGCATTGACGGTAAATGAGCATTTGGCACTGGCTGAGCGCTTTGGTGAACTGGAAGCCGCGCATCCGTTTTTTCCGCACTTGCAGGAAGATAATCGTGTTGTGGTGATTGAAACGGCTCGTGGTAATCCGCCCGGTAAAAGTTATTGGCATACGGACATGACTTGGCAAAGTGTGCCGCCAACATGTTCCATCTTGCACGCGCAATACGTGCCACAGCAGGGTGGCGATACAATTTGGTGTGATATGGCGGCGGTATGGTCTGATTTATCATCGGCGGAGCAAGCGGAATTGCGGTCATTGAACGGCATTCATGCTTTACATGCGTTTGCAGGCAGTCGTTATGATCATCAGGATGAGAAGGGCGACAGTGTGATTCGCCAGCGTGCACAAGAATTTCCACCTCAGCTTCGACCTATCAGACAAACCCACCCAGAAACTCAGCAAGAGATGTTGTTTATCAATGAACAATTTACCCGCGCGATAGAAGGCATGACAGAGCAAGCCAGTCAGCAGCGGCTAGCGACTCTCTTTGCTAAGGCTCGACAAGAGAAATATCAGGTGCGCTTTGCTTGGCAACAAGGCTCGGTGGCGATTTGGGATAATCGAGTGACTCAGCACTTTGCCGTCACTGATTATGGTGATGAACCAAGACGTTTGCATCGAGTGACGGTAAAAGGGGATCCCGTATTCGCTGGCATCGCGGTTAATAACGGCTGTGAAGATTGA